In Chitinophagaceae bacterium, the genomic window TAAATGTACTATGAATTTTGCCTCTTGTAAAAAAATGAATTTTTGGCTTTTTAACTTTAAGTATATTTATACAAATAAATGTTCATGAAATATTTTTTCTTCCTCATATTATTTTGCTGCTTTTTAAATAGTAAAACATTTGCACAGGTATTAAGTAAACCTCACCAGTTTACCCACCAGGATACTTTGCGTGGGAGCATAGGCCCTGGCAGGTTGGGTTGGGATGTATTACATTACAATATTACCGTGAAACCCGATTTTGAAACCAAAACTATTTTCGGAAAAAATTGCATTACTTATTTTGATAACGGCGTAAAATTGATGCAGATAGATTTACAGCAACCCCTGGAAATAGACAGTATAGTCCATCAAAAAAAAAGCCTGCCATTTACCAGGGATGGTAATGCGTTTTTTACCCAAATAAGAGATAGCAGCGCTATGTATAAAATAAAACCTGGTAATGATTCTGTAACTGTTTATTACCATGGAAAACCCAGGGAAGCTAAAATGCCGCCATGGGATGGAGGATGGATTTGGAAAAAAGACAGGATGGGAAGGCCGTGGATGAGTGTTGCCTGCCAGGGTTTGGGAGCAAGCGTTTGGTATCCCTGCAAAGACCATCAAAGCGATGAGCCGGATAATGGCGCAGTGCTAAACATTACCGTACCCGATAGTTTAAAGGCCGTTGGAAACGGAAGACTCATGCAACAATCTGCACATTACAATAGCAGCACAACTTATAGCTGGCAGGTTGTGAACCCAATCAACAACTATAATATTGTACCATACATTGGCAAGTATGTTCATTTTGGGGAGCAATACAATGGCCTCAAAGGAAAACTTGACATGGATTACTGGGTGCTGGACTATGATATGGACAGCGCAAAAAAACAATTTGTTCAAGCGCCGGAAATGATGAAAGCTTTTGAATATTGGTTTGGCCCTTACCCATTTTATGAAGATGGATATAAGCTGGTACAATCGCCCCATTTGGGTATGGAACACCAAAGCGCCATTGCTTATGGCAACAGGTTTAAAAACGGTTATCTTGGTCGTGACCTTTCCGGTACAGGCTGGGGATTAAAATGGGATTTCATTATTATTCATGAAAGCGGGCATGAGTGGTTTGCCAACAATATTACCACTGCAGATATTGCCGATATGTGGGTGCATGAAGGCTTTACCAATTATAGCGAAACATTATTTACCGGTTATTATTACGGCACACAAGCCGGCAATGAATATAATATTGGCAGCAGGAAAGGCATTCAAAACGACATTTCAATTATTGGCGCTTATGGTGTAAACAGCGAAGGCAGCGGCGATATGTATCCCAAAGCCAGTGCTATGATACACATGATAAGGCAAATTATGAAAAATGATAAAAAATTCAGAAAATTACTGATGAGTTTGAACAAAGATTTTTATCATAAAATTGTAACCTCTGCACAAATTGAAAACTATATCAGCCAATTTGCCAAAAAAGATTTTTCAATAATATATGATCAATACTTACGCACCATACAGGTGCCCGTTTTAGAATATAAGCTGCAAAACAATTTACTGCATTACCGATACCAAAATTGTGTGGCCGGCTTTAATATGCCCTTAAAAATTAAAAACAGTAACGGCTGGCTGAAACCCACAGAAGAATGGCAAACCAAAAAATATAAAAAAAGAGAATTTGCTGTTGATGAAAATTTTTATATCAACACAACCAACGCATCAAATTAAAGCCCGATGAGCTTTAACTCATTTAAAATTATTGCTACGCCGGTAATGAGTAAAATGCAACCAGACATCAGGAGTATTAGTTTTGCTTTTTTGCTTTGCGAAACTTGAAATAGTTCGCTTTCTTTATTATATTTTTTTTGCTTTTGCAATGCAGCTTTTTGGCAATAAAAACCGGCAAATATCATCACAGTGCCAATTCCGGCAAAATAATTTATACCTCTCATTACAAAACGTTAAGCCATTATTATTAATATTTGAGGGAAATATCTTTTTTAGAAAACCATTGAATTACTAAAAAATAAAAAGGCAAAACAATAAACCAATCTAGAAAAATCAGTTGTAAATGCGGCCCCCTGCAATAAACCTTTTGTTATAATAAGGTTCATCAAGGTTGCTAATGGTAACGCCCTGGGTACTGCTGCTGTGAACAAAATAACCATCGCTGATATATAACCCAACATGGCTTATACCACCACGGGTATTAAAAAATACCAAATCGCCTTCTGTTAAATCATCCTTATCAATTTTTTTGCAGGAAGCAAATTGCTTACGGGCCGTACGGGGAACCTGCAAATTAAAAACAGAAAGCATGAGCAAACTGGTGAAAGCACTGCAATCAACCCCTTTTTTTGTGGTGCCAGCATAGCGGTACTTAACGCCCCACCAATCTTCAATAAATTCAAAAAGTTTGGTATTTGTCAAAGTTTCTACTTCCCTGTTTAAGATGAGTGCAAATTTAAAATGCAAAGCCTTGCATTGTTCGGTAAGTAATGCCGTATTAGATTTTACAGGAGCTACAGAAACTTTAGTAGCGGGCACCATAGCCGTATTAAAATCTACATCGTTGGGTAATGGCGATATTTTTAAAAAGCCCGTTTCATCTCCCTTAATATTATTGGAAAAATGTAAAAAGGTTTGTGCCGAAGCGACATTGGATGTTCCTGATAAAATGCAAAAAGCAACAGAAACATAAAACAAGTTTTTCATACCTAAAGGTTTTAGTTTTAGTATATGTACGACTTAGTCTTGTGTTATTTGTTCTCCTTAAATTCTTTCTTTTTTCTCTTAATTGATTTCCTTGCTGTAATTCTTGTCCTACAAACGATATTCAAATAAATTTAATATATAGCTGTGCAAAACTAAGCTAATCTGCTTAAATTGCACAATTAAATTAAAAACGCAAGCCTGCACCAGTATATTGTACAGGCTTAAATTACAAATAATTACAAAACTATTAACATAGTATAAGTATTCAATTGCAGCAACAACAAATTAATGCAATATTATTTTTTAATCATTAACATTTATATGAAAAGCATTTTCACAAGTTTA contains:
- a CDS encoding M1 family metallopeptidase, producing the protein MFMKYFFFLILFCCFLNSKTFAQVLSKPHQFTHQDTLRGSIGPGRLGWDVLHYNITVKPDFETKTIFGKNCITYFDNGVKLMQIDLQQPLEIDSIVHQKKSLPFTRDGNAFFTQIRDSSAMYKIKPGNDSVTVYYHGKPREAKMPPWDGGWIWKKDRMGRPWMSVACQGLGASVWYPCKDHQSDEPDNGAVLNITVPDSLKAVGNGRLMQQSAHYNSSTTYSWQVVNPINNYNIVPYIGKYVHFGEQYNGLKGKLDMDYWVLDYDMDSAKKQFVQAPEMMKAFEYWFGPYPFYEDGYKLVQSPHLGMEHQSAIAYGNRFKNGYLGRDLSGTGWGLKWDFIIIHESGHEWFANNITTADIADMWVHEGFTNYSETLFTGYYYGTQAGNEYNIGSRKGIQNDISIIGAYGVNSEGSGDMYPKASAMIHMIRQIMKNDKKFRKLLMSLNKDFYHKIVTSAQIENYISQFAKKDFSIIYDQYLRTIQVPVLEYKLQNNLLHYRYQNCVAGFNMPLKIKNSNGWLKPTEEWQTKKYKKREFAVDENFYINTTNASN
- a CDS encoding C40 family peptidase; protein product: MKNLFYVSVAFCILSGTSNVASAQTFLHFSNNIKGDETGFLKISPLPNDVDFNTAMVPATKVSVAPVKSNTALLTEQCKALHFKFALILNREVETLTNTKLFEFIEDWWGVKYRYAGTTKKGVDCSAFTSLLMLSVFNLQVPRTARKQFASCKKIDKDDLTEGDLVFFNTRGGISHVGLYISDGYFVHSSSTQGVTISNLDEPYYNKRFIAGGRIYN